One Candidatus Atelocyanobacterium thalassa isolate ALOHA genomic window, TTTTTTGCTTAATATTGTACACATATGTCAAATATGGATGATTATCATTTATAATGTGATGTTAATAATGGGGCTATAGCTCAGTTGGATAGAGCAAGCGCCTCCTGAAGTTCGGGCATTCTGATTGGAAACATCAGACATGAATGTGGTCAAATTCAAGGAAACCTAAGTTCTTATTGGGATAAGGCAATCTTGAGCCAAGCTCTAAACCCCTTTTTAGAGAAGGTGCAGAGACTGGTTATCAGCATTTAGGGAAAAGTTTTAATTTAAAAAGCTGATAGCATTACGGCCACCACCTAAGGATAAATACTATCTAGGGTGAAGGGATAGTCCAGAGAGTAAGGAAACTTACACAAATCTGAAGCGCTAGGTCGCTGGTTCGAATCCAGCTAGTCCCGCTAATATATTATAAGTTCATAATCTCACATAGCTGAATATGTAACTTATTATTTTTTATTTATTTCGTAAAATTAAAAAAATAACTTAACTTATTTTAGGATCTACTTATAGAATGACTTGTTTGTACAATAGGCCTTACTTTTGTTTATTAAAAATTAGCTTGTTTTCATTTCTATATTTGACAAATTCTGTTTATGCTCAAGGAAAACAGCGTATTTATAATCCTATCCCATTAGAATATCATTCAGAAATGTATGATCGTCTGTCTGACCAAGATATTCCTACAGGAGAAGGGGGTTTTGCTAAAGACTACTGGGTAAAGCTTGATAAAGGAGATCAGGTAGCAGTTGATCTTATGTCTGATGAATTCGATAGTGTTGTATTGTTACTTGGGTCTGATGGGACAACAATAGCAGAAAATGATGACGGTCCTGATGGTAGTACTAATTCTCTTCTATTTTCTCGTATCACAGAAAGTGGTAGATATATTATTCGTGTTCATGCCTTTGGAGAAACAGGAGGAGGAAACTTTAGATTAAAAGTTACGAGGCTACGTCCTGTTAACCACTAAAATACAAAACTAATACACATAATATTAAAGACTCTGTCCACTCTACTACTGCGCCATAGGTGTCTCCTGTATGGCCTTCAAATTGTTTATTAAAAAAATAACTTATTCCAACAGAGATTATTATGCCAGTTATCATAATAATTATGCCTAATATTTCTTGGTGCGAAGTAAATATCATCCAAAGTATATTTATTATTAACAAATTTATGGTCCCAAACAATAAATCGTTAGGGTAGTTTATATATTGTTTATGAAAAAGGCCTTTTCCAGCTTTTTTTAAGTAAGTATAAAAAGTTATTGAAAAAAGTTGTGCCCATCTGCCCCATGCATAAGTAATCATTAAAATCCATAAACGATAACTATCAATAGCACTTAGAGCAACAACCTTTAACAAAATTACCATTATTCCAGCAATTACTCCAAAAGCTCCAACTGAGCTATCTTGCATTGCCATAAGCTTCTTTTGAGGATCGCTTAATGTTATCCCATCAGCACTATCAATAACCCCATCTAAATGTAATCCTCCAGTTATTAAGATACCCAAAAAAACTATCAAAGTACTTCTTATTAAGATGGGAAATCCGATAAATATTAATAAATAGTCTACTAGTCCTAATATTGTTCCAATTAAAAGACCTACAACAGGAGACCAAGCTGCAATAGATTGAAAACTTTTCTCCCAATTATTTGGTAACGGAATAATAGTATAGAAAGTAATTGATCCTAGTAAAGACTTTAACAAGGTACTAGATAGTTATTAAAGAACATTTGATTTATTTTAAGTCTAAAACTTTAAAATAGATAACTTAAGAATAATATTAATTTTAAATTTAAGGAACTATAAAACGCTTCCAGAATTAATTTATTATTAATAATATTATAGGTAAAGTAAGAAAACTTAAGAAAGTAGTTAAAATAATTGTGCGTGCAACTTGGTTTACTTCTCCTCCAAACTCTGCGCTTAAAACAACTGTATTAATTGCTGTTGGCATTGCACTTTGTAAAATCAAAACCTGTAAATCTAAACCTCTAAGGCCAATAATTTTTCCTACACATAGGGCTATAACAGGAGCTGCTATCAATCGGAGACTTGAGGATAATAACTCTAAATTAGTTATTTTAAATGTAGTACTTCTTAATTCCATCCCTAATATGATGAGAGCAATAGGAATAGAGGACCTACCTAAAATATTTAATACTTCATATAAGTTAAAAGGAAGCTCTATTCGTAATACTCTGAGTGTTATTCCTAATAACATTGCCCATATTAATGGCAATTTTAAAATTACTTGTAGACTATTTTTAAGATTAGTCCCAGCTAGAAGAGCTGGCATAATGACGAAAAGTAATACACTTGAGCCTATCATATATATAACAGCTCTTTCTAACCCAGAAGATCCCAATGCAAATTCTATTAAGGGTAGCCCCATATTCCCATTATTGGGATGCAAAGTAGTAGCTATTAAACTTTTATGGATTGTTGTTGAAATCTCAAAATATTTACTAAATAAGCTAACTAGAATGTATAAAACTAAGGCAATTACGAAAACCCCTAACAGAATTTGCAACATGCTATGGTTAGACATGTTAGTAGTATATAAACTATCAGTAACTAGAGCTGGAAATAGAATATAAATAATTAACTTGGATAAAGTCGTCTTATGAAGTTCTAATTTTTTTCCTGCAGTAGCACCAATAATAACAATACAAATAATAGGTAAAATAGCGGACAAAAGAGCAGTCATTGATAAGATATAGGTTGCATAACATTGACTGACTGTACTAAAAAATAGTCCCAATCAAAGAGCATTGTCACTCAACTAGTGCTCTCTAACTTTTTCAAATAGAGACTAAATTAATTTTAAATAAAAATTATATTGCTTAACATTTATAGTCAAGAGGACTTATAGATATATATTTGTAGATCTATTTTTACCTTTCAGAAACTAACAAAAATAAAATCAGCAATATTTTAAAATTCATCCCATCCACTAACCCCAGAAGACATGACATAACTAGTTACTGTAGACTCAAAAAAGTTCGCCTTAGTATGTCCATCTTTTTTAGTATCAGAAAATCTTTCTAAATGACTGTAAGGACTTTTAGTGAATTCTTCCCCGGTATAAAGTGGTTCTAGTCCTATGGATCGTAGTCGAATGTTAGCCAAGTATTTTGTATATTGTTCCGTACTTGACTCAGTGATACCCAATATATTACTGCCCACTATGTGATTAGTCCATCGACATTCATGATTAACAGCTGTGTCAAACATCTCATAAATTTGTTCAGTAGAGTGAGGAAAAACTTTTCTCGCTTCAGGTATAAGCTTTTGATAAAGTCTCACGTGACTTAACTCATCTCTATTAATCATTTTAAAGATGTCTGCTGATCCTGGCATTAACATTCTAGAAGCTAAATTATAGAAATAAATGAATCCATTGTAAAAGTACAATCCTTCCAGTAAAAAATCCGCCATTAGCGCTGTAAAGTAATTTTCTGCGGTGGGATCATCAATGTATTTTTGATATATTTTTGCAATAAATTCACATCTACTTCTTAAGACTTTATCTTCACGCCAAAATTCATATACTTGGTTTCTTCTGTCTGGAGGAACAATTGTCTCTATTATGTATTGATAACTTTGATTGTGCATACCTTCTTGAGATATCTGTTCAGCCATACATAAGCTTACTTCTGGAGCTGTAATACTATTTTTGAGATGAGGAATATTACAAGTTTGAATGGAATCTAAAAAAGTCAGATATGACAATATGCCGTCATAGGCATAGCGTTCATCTTCCGTTAAATTAGAATAATCTGTTACATCTTGAGTTATATCCAGTTTTTGAGGAATCCAAAAATTTTCCCTCATTTGTTGATATAAACCAACTGCCCAGGAATAACGTACATCATTTAACTGCATTAAATTAGTAGTATTGCCAAACCAGATAGCTCTATTTTCAATAGCATCGTCTCCATCCGGATTAAAGATAGGATTAGTTGACATCACTGTTCGTTTATCTATAACCATTTTCATTACATAATAAGTTCTTATAAAGTAATTATATATGATTTAAATATCCACCATTTAACTTCTAGTACTGACTTTTTAAGTATTGAGTTATATTCACTTGAAATATACTAATAAAATGGTTTTTCTAGATATAAATAGAATAATTAGAATATAAAGTATATTTTTCATATTATTTCTTTTTAATAGAAACGAGATAATATTTTTTTCGCAGATCAAAATAGTTATCATATCAAGTTAACTAATATGTCTAAATATATTAGTTAACTTAATTAGAATATTTTAAAGAAAAATTATTCGATAGTAATAAAACAATCATTTATGACTGTTTTATTACTTCTCAAAGATTTTATATTTCTTCTAAGATAGATATGATTAGATCTCC contains:
- the cobS gene encoding adenosylcobinamide-GDP ribazoletransferase, with amino-acid sequence MLKSLLGSITFYTIIPLPNNWEKSFQSIAAWSPVVGLLIGTILGLVDYLLIFIGFPILIRSTLIVFLGILITGGLHLDGVIDSADGITLSDPQKKLMAMQDSSVGAFGVIAGIMVILLKVVALSAIDSYRLWILMITYAWGRWAQLFSITFYTYLKKAGKGLFHKQYINYPNDLLFGTINLLIINILWMIFTSHQEILGIIIMITGIIISVGISYFFNKQFEGHTGDTYGAVVEWTESLILCVLVLYFSG
- a CDS encoding ribonucleotide-diphosphate reductase subunit beta, with the translated sequence MSTNPIFNPDGDDAIENRAIWFGNTTNLMQLNDVRYSWAVGLYQQMRENFWIPQKLDITQDVTDYSNLTEDERYAYDGILSYLTFLDSIQTCNIPHLKNSITAPEVSLCMAEQISQEGMHNQSYQYIIETIVPPDRRNQVYEFWREDKVLRSRCEFIAKIYQKYIDDPTAENYFTALMADFLLEGLYFYNGFIYFYNLASRMLMPGSADIFKMINRDELSHVRLYQKLIPEARKVFPHSTEQIYEMFDTAVNHECRWTNHIVGSNILGITESSTEQYTKYLANIRLRSIGLEPLYTGEEFTKSPYSHLERFSDTKKDGHTKANFFESTVTSYVMSSGVSGWDEF
- a CDS encoding PPC domain-containing protein; this encodes MTCLYNRPYFCLLKISLFSFLYLTNSVYAQGKQRIYNPIPLEYHSEMYDRLSDQDIPTGEGGFAKDYWVKLDKGDQVAVDLMSDEFDSVVLLLGSDGTTIAENDDGPDGSTNSLLFSRITESGRYIIRVHAFGETGGGNFRLKVTRLRPVNH
- a CDS encoding AEC family transporter; its protein translation is MTALLSAILPIICIVIIGATAGKKLELHKTTLSKLIIYILFPALVTDSLYTTNMSNHSMLQILLGVFVIALVLYILVSLFSKYFEISTTIHKSLIATTLHPNNGNMGLPLIEFALGSSGLERAVIYMIGSSVLLFVIMPALLAGTNLKNSLQVILKLPLIWAMLLGITLRVLRIELPFNLYEVLNILGRSSIPIALIILGMELRSTTFKITNLELLSSSLRLIAAPVIALCVGKIIGLRGLDLQVLILQSAMPTAINTVVLSAEFGGEVNQVARTIILTTFLSFLTLPIILLIIN